The Verrucomicrobium spinosum DSM 4136 = JCM 18804 genome includes a region encoding these proteins:
- a CDS encoding transglutaminase-like domain-containing protein, with product MTRFKVASELEYTATLPVTFLLNIRAGECERQRVEEEQFVITGGIPFETQVCASTGNRFDLITLEVPGIYQIRYEATVEVSVERLDGRLLPETDPGHFDLELLNYLYPSRYCQSDRLGDLTASEFNGAATPYEKVLAVCDWIRNHVSYTSGSTHASTSAVDTLVERAGVCRDFAHLGIALCRAMNIPSRYFTGYAYELEPPDFHACFETWIGGRWLVWDATGLASPDGMVRIGTGRDAADVSISTAFGVLQLNRQNVSCLVADERYRRMSPAEIRDQAISLTSAEPGRGPRSV from the coding sequence ATGACCCGATTCAAAGTCGCCAGCGAACTGGAATACACCGCCACCCTCCCCGTCACCTTCCTGCTGAACATTCGTGCGGGCGAATGTGAGCGGCAGCGGGTGGAGGAGGAGCAGTTTGTGATCACAGGGGGCATCCCTTTTGAAACACAGGTTTGCGCCAGCACGGGCAACCGGTTCGATCTCATCACGTTGGAGGTTCCGGGAATCTACCAGATCCGATACGAGGCCACGGTGGAGGTGTCTGTGGAGCGGCTGGATGGGCGGCTGCTTCCTGAAACCGATCCCGGGCATTTCGATCTCGAGCTGTTGAATTACCTCTATCCTAGTCGGTACTGCCAGTCAGACCGTCTTGGCGATCTGACTGCCAGTGAATTCAATGGGGCCGCCACGCCGTACGAGAAGGTGCTGGCTGTCTGTGACTGGATCCGAAATCACGTGAGCTATACCAGCGGGTCCACGCATGCGAGTACCTCTGCGGTGGACACGCTCGTGGAGCGGGCAGGGGTCTGCCGTGACTTTGCGCATTTGGGAATTGCCCTGTGCCGGGCGATGAACATCCCCTCAAGATATTTTACCGGGTATGCCTATGAACTGGAGCCACCGGACTTCCACGCCTGTTTTGAGACTTGGATAGGGGGCAGATGGCTGGTGTGGGACGCGACCGGATTGGCCTCTCCGGATGGAATGGTGCGGATTGGAACCGGAAGGGATGCTGCGGATGTTTCCATCTCGACCGCCTTTGGGGTGCTGCAGCTGAATCGCCAGAACGTGAGCTGCCTGGTCGCTGACGAACGCTACAGGAGAATGAGCCCGGCGGAGATCCGGGACCAGGCCATTTCTCTCACCTCGGCCGAACCGGGTCGGGGGCCGCGCAGCGTGTAG
- a CDS encoding polyprenyl synthetase family protein, producing the protein MKLPSFLKPRPAFPFELVKPEIERVEELLMEQARAFDPNVEGYISYVCNTSGKRIRPALAVLAGGATGGVTHEHRQLSIILEMIHIASLVHDDIMDGATIRREMPTAAAKWGNALSVLLGDSLFAYALELATQFDESSICRKIARASRDVACGEILQTQRRFDFTLSMEEYFKIIEMKTAALFASATELGARLNGCSDSVVASMYNYGNRLGTAYQIYDDCIDLVGDEKEIGKTLGTDLAKGKLTLPMLFLLRDATDAQRTKLHRMVLKGEPMDTTILAGIADYAGAIEHAVNTAKDMLEEARKDLVCLDASPHKEALVTITQYLDGLLDQCRTSV; encoded by the coding sequence ATGAAGCTTCCCTCGTTCTTGAAACCCCGCCCGGCGTTTCCATTTGAGCTTGTCAAACCGGAGATCGAACGGGTCGAAGAACTGCTGATGGAGCAGGCCCGTGCCTTTGACCCAAATGTGGAAGGCTACATCTCCTACGTCTGTAACACTTCCGGCAAACGCATTCGCCCAGCCCTCGCGGTGCTGGCGGGCGGAGCCACCGGTGGCGTGACCCATGAGCATCGGCAGCTTTCGATCATCCTGGAGATGATCCACATCGCATCTCTGGTGCACGATGACATCATGGACGGAGCCACCATCCGTCGCGAGATGCCCACTGCCGCCGCCAAGTGGGGCAACGCCCTCAGCGTATTGTTGGGAGACAGCCTCTTCGCCTACGCTCTCGAGCTGGCCACCCAGTTTGATGAGTCTTCCATCTGCCGCAAGATCGCCCGAGCTTCCAGGGATGTCGCTTGCGGTGAAATTCTACAGACCCAGCGGCGTTTTGATTTCACTCTCTCGATGGAGGAGTACTTCAAGATCATCGAGATGAAAACCGCTGCGCTGTTCGCGAGCGCTACGGAGCTGGGTGCCCGCCTCAATGGCTGTAGCGATTCCGTGGTAGCCTCCATGTACAACTACGGGAACCGGCTCGGCACAGCCTACCAGATCTACGATGACTGCATTGACCTCGTCGGCGATGAAAAGGAGATAGGAAAGACGCTCGGCACCGACTTGGCAAAGGGAAAGCTGACCCTCCCTATGCTCTTTCTTCTGCGCGATGCCACCGATGCCCAACGGACCAAGCTTCATCGCATGGTTCTCAAAGGAGAGCCCATGGACACCACCATCCTCGCTGGCATTGCCGACTACGCTGGTGCCATCGAGCACGCGGTAAACACCGCCAAAGACATGCTGGAAGAAGCAAGAAAGGACTTGGTCTGCCTGGATGCATCTCCACACAAGGAAGCCCTGGTCACAATCACCCAGTACCTCGACGGCCTGCTGGACCAGTGCCGCACCTCCGTGTGA
- the radC gene encoding RadC family protein, with protein sequence MQLRIQDLPENDRPRERLLNTGADSLTNAELLAIFINTGLPGENAVQVAQRLLKTYRTLRNLSRRSAKELQKEFKGLGPAKTAHLVAAFELGRRAAQEEVLEDKMDSPELVYRYLGADMARQGYETLRILVLNTKLCLVHDEVVFQGTLNESPAHPREIIRAALIHRAHAFILAHNHPSGDPAPSEADRRFTRRINEAAQLMQIELLDHVVIGAPRPGAKPYFSFKESGMI encoded by the coding sequence ATGCAATTGCGCATTCAGGACCTCCCCGAAAACGACCGCCCACGTGAGCGCCTCCTCAACACAGGGGCGGATTCCCTCACCAACGCCGAACTGCTGGCAATCTTCATCAATACGGGTCTGCCTGGAGAAAATGCTGTTCAAGTCGCTCAGCGGCTGCTCAAGACATACCGCACTCTGCGCAATCTGTCTCGAAGATCGGCTAAAGAATTGCAGAAGGAATTCAAGGGGCTGGGCCCCGCCAAGACCGCCCACCTGGTGGCCGCCTTTGAATTGGGCCGACGCGCTGCCCAGGAGGAGGTCCTGGAGGACAAGATGGATTCCCCGGAACTGGTGTACCGCTATCTGGGTGCCGACATGGCGCGACAGGGCTACGAAACCCTTCGAATCCTGGTGCTCAATACCAAACTCTGCCTGGTGCATGATGAGGTGGTCTTCCAAGGCACGCTCAACGAAAGCCCCGCGCACCCTCGTGAAATTATTCGCGCCGCCCTCATCCACCGCGCTCACGCATTTATCCTGGCTCACAACCACCCCAGCGGAGACCCGGCCCCCAGTGAAGCGGATCGCCGGTTCACCCGTCGGATCAATGAAGCGGCACAACTCATGCAGATAGAGCTCCTGGACCACGTCGTCATCGGAGCTCCAAGACCCGGAGCAAAGCCCTACTTCAGCTTTAAGGAGAGCGGCATGATCTAG
- a CDS encoding transglutaminase family protein: MTRFRIVHRTEYQYAAPVKFGLHRLVLRPREGHRTTVRQHHLALQPKARFFWMNDLYGNHVALAEIEEESDRLEIVSEVNMDVVDSLGDEAPMEGSRGSVVALPVVYPLIETAVVDGYLRCNYPDESEAVRGWVNEVLRASPSTSAMGAVIQINRVIHSETGYRRREEAGVQSPAQTLSLRTGSCRDMATLMMEACRTLGIAARFTSGYLDTRASTAGQGSTHAWIEVYLPDCGWCGFDPTLGEQVSSKHIALGASAHPRGVMPVSGIFSGPPGSYLGMKVSVSIQREQLGATAGVLAG; this comes from the coding sequence ATGACACGTTTTCGCATCGTTCATCGCACGGAGTACCAATATGCGGCCCCGGTGAAGTTTGGCCTTCACCGACTGGTGCTCAGGCCGAGGGAAGGCCATCGCACGACAGTTCGCCAGCATCACCTGGCTCTTCAGCCCAAGGCGCGGTTCTTCTGGATGAATGACCTTTACGGAAACCATGTGGCTCTGGCTGAGATCGAGGAAGAGTCGGACCGGCTGGAGATTGTGAGTGAGGTGAATATGGATGTAGTGGACTCACTTGGCGATGAAGCTCCCATGGAGGGCAGCCGTGGCTCTGTGGTGGCGCTGCCCGTGGTGTATCCGCTCATTGAGACGGCGGTGGTGGACGGCTACTTGAGGTGCAACTATCCAGACGAGTCTGAGGCGGTGCGTGGCTGGGTCAATGAAGTGCTGAGGGCATCTCCTTCGACCTCCGCCATGGGGGCGGTCATTCAGATCAACCGGGTCATTCATTCGGAAACCGGATACCGACGTCGGGAAGAAGCTGGCGTGCAAAGTCCCGCCCAGACCCTGTCGCTCCGTACCGGGTCATGTCGAGACATGGCCACCCTCATGATGGAGGCCTGTCGAACACTAGGGATTGCCGCCCGGTTCACCAGCGGGTATCTCGACACCCGGGCATCCACCGCAGGACAGGGATCCACGCACGCGTGGATCGAGGTGTATCTTCCAGACTGCGGGTGGTGCGGGTTCGATCCCACACTGGGCGAACAAGTTTCCAGCAAGCACATTGCGCTGGGGGCGAGTGCTCATCCTCGTGGTGTCATGCCGGTGAGCGGCATTTTTTCAGGTCCGCCCGGCAGCTACCTTGGGATGAAGGTCAGTGTTTCCATCCAGCGGGAGCAGCTGGGGGCCACAGCCGGGGTGCTGGCAGGGTAG
- a CDS encoding tetratricopeptide repeat protein, translated as MSEFTPKSAPEIDLSPPPQGKVEEFLEQHIKKILVGVALLALVMLTIAISRHFKHKTEVEAAERFTAASTIEDCDVVVAKYPGSAAAGNALLLKADLLWKEGKKESSTEVLKEFLKSHPEHTLHATTLLALGSKQMALGDKDGATQSFETLKKSYPDSELLPAADIYNADILWADGKTSEAKALLEGMLSRYPGKMTAFTNQVDERVKMIDAGLPQTEVDPPPAPKAPEIPGLPMPTIPGIPGLPGGPLSAPSLQTPSLSTPPAIPSLPTPAPVPTPESSASPAVPAPAPEAPAVPAPAPAPEAPATPAPAPAPAPAPEAPAAPVPTPQ; from the coding sequence ATGTCAGAATTCACGCCCAAATCGGCCCCAGAGATTGATCTCAGCCCTCCTCCCCAAGGCAAGGTGGAAGAATTCCTGGAGCAACACATCAAAAAGATCCTCGTGGGCGTGGCCTTGTTGGCTCTGGTCATGCTGACTATTGCCATTTCGCGCCACTTCAAACACAAGACGGAAGTGGAAGCAGCCGAACGCTTCACCGCAGCCTCCACCATCGAGGATTGCGATGTGGTGGTTGCCAAGTATCCCGGTTCCGCAGCAGCAGGCAACGCCCTGCTGCTCAAGGCAGATTTGCTCTGGAAGGAAGGCAAGAAGGAGTCTTCCACAGAAGTACTGAAAGAATTCTTAAAATCGCACCCAGAGCACACACTGCATGCCACCACTTTGCTCGCCCTTGGTAGCAAGCAGATGGCCCTGGGAGACAAGGACGGGGCCACCCAGTCCTTCGAAACCCTGAAAAAGTCCTATCCCGATAGCGAACTGCTCCCGGCTGCGGACATCTACAATGCCGACATCCTCTGGGCGGATGGCAAGACCTCAGAGGCCAAGGCCCTGCTCGAAGGCATGCTGAGCCGCTATCCCGGCAAGATGACCGCCTTCACCAATCAGGTGGATGAGCGCGTCAAAATGATTGATGCCGGCCTCCCTCAGACTGAGGTGGACCCGCCCCCAGCACCGAAGGCCCCTGAAATACCCGGGCTGCCAATGCCAACCATTCCAGGCATCCCTGGCCTCCCGGGCGGCCCTCTGTCGGCTCCTTCCCTACAGACACCATCCCTCTCAACGCCTCCCGCCATCCCCAGCCTGCCCACCCCGGCACCAGTTCCCACTCCTGAATCGTCCGCGTCTCCCGCAGTCCCTGCTCCTGCTCCAGAGGCACCCGCAGTTCCGGCACCCGCTCCCGCCCCCGAGGCACCGGCTACTCCGGCCCCCGCGCCCGCACCTGCCCCTGCTCCTGAGGCACCGGCTGCTCCAGTTCCGACACCACAGTAG